In Streptomyces sclerotialus, one genomic interval encodes:
- a CDS encoding FAD binding domain-containing protein, whose amino-acid sequence MDFLRPASWEEALAVKAEHPTAVPIAGGTDVMVEINFDHRRPEYLMDLNRIGDLREWEVGADTVRLGASVPYTQIMENLRTELPGLALASHTVASPQIRNRGGVGGNLGTASPAGDAHPALLASGGEVEVESAARGVRMIPIDEFYVGVKRNAMAPDELIRAVHLPKATGPQQFSKVGTRNAMVIAVCAFGIALHPETKTVRTGIGSAAPTPVRAKEAETFLAAALEEAGLWESGEPVPVSVAKQFAQLATGACNPIDDVRGSAKYRRHAVGVMARRTLGWVWESYRGNGRTAQGGAQCA is encoded by the coding sequence ATGGACTTCCTTCGCCCCGCCAGCTGGGAGGAGGCGCTCGCCGTCAAGGCCGAGCACCCCACCGCTGTGCCGATTGCGGGCGGCACGGACGTGATGGTCGAGATCAACTTCGACCACCGCCGCCCCGAGTACCTGATGGATCTGAACCGCATCGGTGATCTGCGGGAGTGGGAGGTCGGTGCGGACACCGTCCGGCTGGGTGCCTCCGTGCCGTACACGCAGATCATGGAGAACCTGCGGACCGAGCTGCCCGGCCTGGCGCTCGCCTCGCACACCGTCGCCTCCCCGCAGATCCGTAACCGCGGCGGCGTCGGCGGCAACCTCGGCACCGCGTCCCCCGCGGGCGACGCGCACCCCGCGCTGCTGGCCTCCGGCGGCGAGGTCGAGGTGGAGTCGGCGGCCCGTGGCGTCCGCATGATCCCCATCGACGAGTTCTACGTCGGCGTGAAGCGCAACGCCATGGCGCCGGACGAGCTGATCCGCGCCGTCCACCTGCCGAAGGCCACCGGGCCGCAGCAGTTCTCCAAGGTCGGCACGCGCAACGCCATGGTCATCGCGGTGTGCGCGTTCGGCATCGCGCTGCACCCGGAGACGAAGACCGTACGGACCGGCATCGGGTCCGCGGCGCCCACCCCGGTACGCGCCAAGGAGGCCGAGACCTTCCTCGCCGCGGCGCTGGAGGAGGCCGGGCTCTGGGAGTCCGGCGAGCCGGTCCCGGTGTCCGTGGCGAAGCAGTTCGCCCAGCTGGCGACCGGGGCCTGCAACCCGATCGACGACGTGCGCGGCAGCGCGAAGTACCGCCGGCACGCGGTCGGCGTGATGGCCCGCCGCACGCTCGGCTGGGTCTGGGAGTCCTACCGCGGCAACGGCCGCACTGCACAGGGAGGCGCACAGTGCGCGTGA